The Clostridia bacterium DNA window AGATTTGCCTTTTGCCAATTCATCAATCAGCTTATCCAAATATCGAATTTCCTGCATCGTCGGCTCTTTTATATCTTCTACCCTGACACCGCAAATAACTCCCTTTATTAGAGTTCTTGACGGGTTTAGGAGGGGAGCATCATTAAAGAATGTCTCAAAGTCTGTTTGT harbors:
- a CDS encoding DUF2200 domain-containing protein, whose protein sequence is QTDFETFFNDAPLLNPSRTLIKGVICGVRVEDIKEPTMQEIRYLDKLIDELAKGKSMDKILREK